One part of the Candidatus Polarisedimenticolia bacterium genome encodes these proteins:
- the carA gene encoding glutamine-hydrolyzing carbamoyl-phosphate synthase small subunit, which produces MSEGVLVLEDGRVFPGRSFGSPLERWGEVVFNTSMTGYQEILTDPSYRGQIVALTVPEVGNYGVNLEDPQSDRIQVEGFLIRSLSSAPSNWRSVRSLVEYLVEAQIPALCEVDTRALTLHIRSRGAMKGVLSPAGGDVEALAIVARSAPSLAEIDLVGKVTCPASYPFEPSDAIEGARSGSRIPIVAYDLGMKRNILNRLHAAGFDVTVLPAATPAETALASKPRGIFFSNGPGDPAACTAVVRSARALVGRLPVFGICLGHQILGLALGAKTFKLKFGHRGGNQPVKDLASGKVLITAQNHGYAVDPDRLPPGLEVTQLNLNDGTVEGIRHREMPILAVQYHPEASPGPLDSYPLFDTFRDLILTHEKRS; this is translated from the coding sequence ATGAGCGAAGGGGTTCTGGTCCTGGAGGACGGCCGGGTCTTCCCGGGACGTTCTTTCGGCTCGCCGCTGGAGCGCTGGGGCGAGGTGGTCTTCAACACCTCGATGACCGGCTACCAGGAGATCCTCACCGATCCCTCGTACCGCGGGCAGATCGTGGCGCTCACGGTCCCGGAGGTGGGGAATTACGGCGTCAATCTGGAGGATCCGCAGTCGGATCGGATCCAGGTCGAAGGCTTCCTGATTCGCAGCCTCAGCTCCGCGCCCAGCAACTGGCGATCGGTGCGCAGCCTGGTCGAGTACCTCGTCGAAGCGCAGATCCCCGCCTTGTGCGAGGTGGACACGCGGGCGCTCACCCTGCACATCCGCTCGCGCGGCGCCATGAAAGGGGTCCTCTCTCCCGCCGGGGGAGATGTGGAAGCGCTGGCGATCGTCGCCCGCTCCGCTCCATCGCTGGCCGAGATCGATCTCGTCGGCAAGGTGACCTGCCCGGCCTCCTATCCCTTCGAGCCTTCCGATGCCATCGAGGGAGCGCGCTCCGGATCGCGCATCCCCATCGTCGCCTACGATCTGGGGATGAAGCGCAACATCCTGAACCGGCTCCACGCCGCCGGTTTCGACGTGACGGTCCTTCCCGCGGCCACGCCCGCCGAGACGGCGCTGGCGTCCAAGCCGCGCGGCATCTTCTTCTCCAACGGTCCCGGCGACCCGGCCGCCTGCACCGCGGTGGTGCGCAGCGCCCGTGCCCTGGTGGGCCGACTGCCGGTTTTCGGAATCTGCCTGGGGCACCAGATTCTGGGACTCGCCCTGGGGGCCAAGACGTTCAAGCTCAAGTTCGGGCACCGCGGGGGAAACCAGCCGGTCAAGGACCTGGCGAGCGGCAAGGTCCTGATCACCGCGCAAAATCACGGCTACGCGGTCGATCCCGATCGCCTTCCGCCCGGGCTCGAAGTGACGCAGCTGAATCTCAACGATGGCACGGTCGAGGGAATCAGGCATCGCGAAATGCCGATCCTGGCCGTGCAGTACCACCCGGAGGCCAGCCCCGGGCCGCTCGATTCCTACCCGCTCTTCGACACCTTCCGCGATCTCATCCTGACGCACGAGAAGCGCTCGTAA